GGGCTGTTGTCCACAAAGTCTGGCTACACGATGCTGAAGACCATGGAGAGATATTGCTCGTAAAACACCTGGATCCAGCCGTCCTGGTCCGTGTCATACTGTCTGAAGATGTCTGTCAACCTCTGTAAGACAATGCAGCCTTGGATGAAGTCATCAAACGCGATCTGCCCTCGTCCTTGTCTGTCAAATTTGCGGATGAGGATGTCATGGAACTGATCGGAGAGCCAGTAGCCTGAGAGCGCTTGCTTCAGCTCGTTCTTGTCGATCATCCCCGAGTTGTCCCTGTCGTAGGTGCGGAAGACGTTCTGCCAGTCCGTGACGTACTTCCACACGCCCGTGAACTCACTGAAGTTCACGCCGGCCTTGTTCTCCCGGTCGAACATAGAAATGATTGACCTCACGGTCACAGGATTGAATGGGGTCCATGTGCCATTGGATAACGCTTGCTGAAGCTCGCTGTCCGATATCACCCCACTCCTGTCTTTATCAACCCGCTGGAAGACGTTCCACAGGAAGCTCTGGTCCGGCAGCGCGGCGCCCGCAGGCCCGGGTCCAGCCCCGGGGCCACCGCGGTACGAGTAGGCGGCCATgggcacacacgcacgcacgcacgggAGCAGCGCGGGCAGCCAGCCGCGGGACCAGCGtgaccaccgccgccgccgcagccgccgCTTCCGCTTCCGCCTCCTATAATTCttaatacttaagtttatggggcacacctgaatcaaaccagcacattccatccctggcccccataaactgataaacataaatgatataaaataaaatgcaatgcattcatccaacttaaaagtccctaaagtttttataaattccaatgatgttcctaTATCCCCacaatctaaggtcttttaagtaataccaaaaaaaaaaatccccccaaacccataatgacacagagtaaacattcacactgcaaaaaaaagaatggcattgcgcatagcaaagaaatacacaagcaatacatgatttaaacagggcaagcaccaaactctgcagctccaggtccaacaactctagccagtgacaagtctctaaatccAATAATCCTACCCAGCAAaacgtctctggagttccaattctgcccctccagctaggctactctca
Above is a window of Jaculus jaculus isolate mJacJac1 chromosome 8, mJacJac1.mat.Y.cur, whole genome shotgun sequence DNA encoding:
- the LOC123462935 gene encoding programmed cell death protein 6-like — its product is MAAYSYRGGPGAGPGPAGAALPDQSFLWNVFQRVDKDRSGVISDSELQQALSNGTWTPFNPVTVRSIISMFDRENKAGVNFSEFTGVWKYVTDWQNVFRTYDRDNSGMIDKNELKQALSGYWLSDQFHDILIRKFDRQGRGQIAFDDFIQGCIVLQRLTDIFRQYDTDQDGWIQVFYEQYLSMVFSIV